From the genome of Streptomyces sp. V1I1, one region includes:
- a CDS encoding DUF3151 domain-containing protein, with product MVIHENLLGGPPPTHLPDEPEPRELLAAGTAPADVAAKYPTSSLAWARLADDAFEGGRVVESYAYARTGYHRGLDSLRRSGWKGHGPVPWEHEPNRGFLRALHALARAAQSIGEQEEYERCTTFLRDSSQTAADTLG from the coding sequence ATGGTCATCCATGAAAATCTGCTGGGGGGACCTCCCCCGACCCACCTGCCCGACGAACCCGAGCCGCGCGAGCTTCTCGCCGCCGGCACGGCCCCGGCCGACGTCGCCGCCAAGTACCCCACCTCCTCGCTGGCCTGGGCCCGGCTCGCCGACGACGCCTTCGAGGGGGGCCGGGTCGTGGAGTCGTACGCCTACGCCCGCACGGGCTACCACCGCGGCCTCGACTCGCTGCGGCGCAGCGGCTGGAAGGGCCACGGCCCGGTGCCGTGGGAGCACGAGCCGAACCGCGGCTTCCTGCGCGCGCTGCACGCGCTGGCCCGCGCGGCTCAGTCGATCGGTGAGCAGGAGGAGTACGAGCGCTGCACGACGTTCCTGCGCGACTCGTCCCAGACGGCGGCGGACACGCTGGGCTGA